GATAATTAAACTTATGGGAATTGATATGGATAAGGATATAGCAGAGTGCCTTTATACTTCTATAATTACAGACAGCGGTTCTTTTAGATATCCTTCCACTACTTCTGTAACTCATACTATAGCAGGGGATTTAATTAATACGGGTATAGATTTTAGTGAAATACACAGAGTCATTTTTGAAAACAAAAAATTTCAGAGAATTAAGCTATATGGGAAAGCCATAGAATCTATGAAATTAGCAGTAGGGGATAAGATCTGTACTATAGAAATTACAAAGGATATGCTCTTTAGTTTAGGTATAATAAAAGATACAGATACTTCAGATATCATTAATATAGGGATGAAAATAGACACTGTGGAAGTGGGAGTTCTATTAAAGGAAGTTGAAGAAGGAGTAAAGGTAAGCCTTAGATCTAAATCCAGGGTAGATGTGAGAAAAATAGCAGAAACTTTCGGTGGAGGAGGACACTTGAGGGCCAGTGGATTTGTCATTCTAGGTAAATCTATTGAAGAGGTAAAACATATAGTACTAGCGGAAGTTGAAAAAGAGTTCTTATGATGGATGGAATTTTAAATATAAATAAACCTGAAGGTATGACCTCTTTTGATGTGGTTAGAAAAGTAAAGTTTATGTTGAAAAATAAAAAGATAGGTCATACAGGTACCCTTGACCCAATCGCATCGGGAGTGCTTCCTGTTTGTGTGGGCAGGGCTACAAAATTTGCAGATTATATGGTTCAAAGTAAAAAAATATATTTGGCCGAGTTAAGGCTTGGAATTACTACGGAAACTTATGATAGAGAAGGAAGTGTAGTAAATACTAAAGATGTTCATTTAAAAAGGGAAGATATAATAGAGGAAATTTTAAGCTTTCAAGGGGAAATAGAACAAGTGCCGCCTATGTATTCGGCACTGAAAGTAAATGGCAAGAGACTTTATGAACTGGCCAGAAAAGGCATAGAAATAGAGAGAAAGAAAAGAAAAATAACCATATATTCTATAGATATTGTAAAAATAGAATTACCCTATGTATCATTTAAAGTAACCTGTTCAAAGGGTACTTATATTAGGAGTTTGTGTAATGATATTGGAAACAATCTAAATTGTGGAGGTACTATGTGGAATTTAAAGAGAATGTCTACAGGTAATTTTGACATTGCAGATTCCATTGCTCTTGAGGATTTAGATAGTGAAAATATATTAAAATGCATTATACCCATAGACAAGGCCCTTTATGGATATCCTGAAGTTTTGGTAGAAGATAGGTATGTAAAAAAGATATTAAATGGAATAAGTATAAAAGATGAAAGTTTTTTAAATAAAACAATAAAAGATAAACTATATAGAGTTTATATAGAAGGTAATAAATTTATAGGTATTGGAATAAATAAAGATTTTCAATTTAAAATGGTAAAATTGTTTGTTT
This genomic interval from Clostridium kluyveri contains the following:
- a CDS encoding DHH family phosphoesterase, which translates into the protein MIMNDIINKIKHCNKIAITFHSSPDGDAIGSSLALFQGLKKIGKEVELLSKEEMLEDFKFLCGSENIDHKKFKVSMDTECVIVLDCGDVKRINAELNFENRSYTIINIDHHLSNELYGDLNYVDTNAAAVSEIIYQIIKLMGIDMDKDIAECLYTSIITDSGSFRYPSTTSVTHTIAGDLINTGIDFSEIHRVIFENKKFQRIKLYGKAIESMKLAVGDKICTIEITKDMLFSLGIIKDTDTSDIINIGMKIDTVEVGVLLKEVEEGVKVSLRSKSRVDVRKIAETFGGGGHLRASGFVILGKSIEEVKHIVLAEVEKEFL
- the truB gene encoding tRNA pseudouridine(55) synthase TruB gives rise to the protein MDGILNINKPEGMTSFDVVRKVKFMLKNKKIGHTGTLDPIASGVLPVCVGRATKFADYMVQSKKIYLAELRLGITTETYDREGSVVNTKDVHLKREDIIEEILSFQGEIEQVPPMYSALKVNGKRLYELARKGIEIERKKRKITIYSIDIVKIELPYVSFKVTCSKGTYIRSLCNDIGNNLNCGGTMWNLKRMSTGNFDIADSIALEDLDSENILKCIIPIDKALYGYPEVLVEDRYVKKILNGISIKDESFLNKTIKDKLYRVYIEGNKFIGIGINKDFQFKMVKLFV